A window from bacterium encodes these proteins:
- a CDS encoding MFS transporter: MPNLQPSPDSPLRPAEVIALISSMLLVGTSFGAVAPLVSALLEQRGFSEYFTGGVSAMLAVAVALLSTRVGRLVERHGTQRINFLGLIGQALGFAGLGMALAFYEPALFIVRFALGAAATMTFVAAEVSLLRGVAAHVRGRVMAAYGASLASGFTAGVFVSDWAYDWVGLWCFGLVAVAALFIAPLAWWGLRGEIGQPAPKLESHFEQQSAGGIDWQSLWLGLFGAIVFGALDMAIAGTYPVEGQRLGLSRSETMQIVGFTAFGMVFTQPICGWLADKFGVRRTMAGIGVFGMACCLAAGIMSQKVLAGEKIWATLAFVGIGVGVGGVYPVSLKILGDRTPPGKLPVTNARFSMLYGYASLFGPILAAFAIDVMETLGYLGWAVPGLSGVTMAMVLILVIWDRRHEKAASFSNR, from the coding sequence ATGCCAAACCTCCAGCCTTCTCCCGACTCCCCTCTTCGCCCTGCGGAAGTGATCGCGCTCATCAGTTCCATGCTGCTCGTGGGCACCAGCTTTGGCGCGGTCGCGCCGCTGGTTTCGGCGTTGCTGGAGCAGCGCGGTTTCAGCGAGTATTTCACCGGCGGTGTTTCCGCCATGCTGGCGGTTGCCGTCGCTCTGCTGAGCACGCGCGTCGGCAGGCTGGTCGAGCGCCACGGCACGCAACGCATCAACTTCCTGGGCTTGATTGGCCAGGCTCTCGGCTTCGCCGGATTGGGAATGGCGCTGGCCTTCTACGAACCGGCGCTGTTTATCGTCCGCTTTGCGCTGGGTGCTGCCGCCACCATGACTTTCGTCGCCGCCGAGGTCTCGCTGCTGCGCGGCGTTGCCGCTCACGTGCGTGGCCGGGTGATGGCGGCCTACGGCGCCTCACTGGCCTCCGGATTCACCGCCGGCGTTTTTGTGAGCGACTGGGCGTATGATTGGGTCGGCCTGTGGTGTTTTGGACTGGTTGCGGTGGCCGCGCTGTTCATCGCGCCGCTGGCCTGGTGGGGCTTGCGCGGTGAGATTGGCCAGCCCGCGCCCAAGCTGGAATCCCACTTCGAGCAGCAGAGCGCCGGCGGCATCGATTGGCAAAGCCTGTGGCTGGGTTTGTTTGGCGCGATTGTTTTCGGCGCGCTCGACATGGCCATTGCCGGCACCTATCCCGTCGAGGGCCAGCGCCTGGGCTTGAGCCGCAGTGAAACCATGCAAATCGTGGGCTTCACCGCGTTCGGCATGGTATTCACCCAGCCGATTTGCGGCTGGCTGGCGGACAAATTCGGCGTGCGACGCACCATGGCGGGCATCGGTGTATTCGGCATGGCCTGCTGCCTCGCAGCCGGGATCATGAGTCAGAAAGTCCTTGCCGGAGAAAAAATCTGGGCGACGCTGGCGTTCGTCGGCATTGGTGTGGGCGTCGGCGGCGTCTATCCCGTCAGCCTGAAGATTCTGGGCGACCGCACGCCGCCGGGCAAGTTGCCGGTGACTAACGCGCGTTTCTCGATGCTCTACGGTTATGCCTCGCTGTTCGGTCCCATTCTCGCGGCTTTCGCCATCGATGTCATGGAAACGCTCGGCTACCTCGGCTGGGCCGTGCCCGGCCTCTCCGGCGTGACCATGGCAATGGTTTTGATTCTGGTGATTTGGGATCGCCGCCACGAAAAGGCCGCGAGCTTCTCAAACCGTTGA
- the lon gene encoding endopeptidase La, translated as MSTERDSDDLGIEIRIPKVLPLLPLRNTVIFPQQILPLSIGREKSVRLIDAAMRSDRLIMVVAQKDGSVDDPSPEDLYRWGTIAQVMKIFKMPDGTQSAMVQGVTRARLLDFVQTDPYLTVAVQPYPESKVEGMDIDAMVVNLRAQFQKAVDLAPYLTPEHTMLVMNTESPGRLADVIVWNLNIPMPEKQDILEITDIRRRLERTTFLLSKELQILELGSKIQSEVQGEISKNQREYYLREQMKAIKRELGEDEDERTTEINELRQKLDEAKLPEEARKVAEKELDRLARIPPAAAEYTVSRTYLDWLIELPWSKETEDNLDVNYARVVLDEDHYNLEKVKRRILEYLAVRQLKPDMKGPILCFVGPPGVGKTSLGRSIARAMGRKFVRISLGGVHDEAEIRGHRRTYIGALPGRIIQGLKKAGVHNPIFMLDEIDKVGADFRGDPSSALLEVLDPEQNFSFSDHYLEVAFDLSKVMFIATANLEDPIHPALKDRLEIIELPGYTAEDKMRIAEKFLVPKQLDAHGLKHEQVTFEPEAIEQVISAYTREAGVRNLEREIANICRGVAREIVESKGQEEAAAPKRTVTRENVHKYLGVIKYFSDAKERTSRTGVATGLAWTAVGGDILFVEATKMRGKGGLTLTGHLGDVMKESAMAALSYIRSKAKQYEIDEDFFDKTDLHIHVPAGAIPKDGPSAGVTMFVALMSLLSDRTVAHDYAMTGEITLRGLVLPVGGIKEKALAAKRAGIDKVILPEKNRKDIEEIPQHVRDQMQFHFVSEMDDVIKIVLGKRSRKPKPEAPGVIDQQPAIA; from the coding sequence ATGAGCACAGAACGAGATTCCGATGATCTGGGAATCGAGATTAGAATTCCGAAAGTCCTGCCGCTGCTGCCGTTGCGCAATACCGTCATCTTTCCGCAGCAGATTTTGCCGTTATCCATCGGGCGTGAGAAATCCGTGCGCTTGATCGATGCCGCCATGCGCAGTGATCGTCTGATCATGGTGGTGGCGCAAAAGGACGGCTCGGTTGATGATCCGAGTCCGGAGGATCTCTATCGTTGGGGCACAATTGCGCAGGTGATGAAGATCTTCAAAATGCCGGACGGCACGCAAAGCGCGATGGTGCAGGGTGTCACCCGCGCGCGCCTGCTGGATTTCGTGCAAACCGATCCCTACCTGACGGTGGCGGTGCAGCCTTATCCCGAAAGCAAGGTCGAGGGCATGGACATCGACGCCATGGTGGTCAACCTGCGCGCGCAATTTCAAAAAGCGGTCGATCTCGCGCCCTACCTGACGCCCGAACACACCATGCTGGTGATGAATACGGAAAGCCCGGGCCGGCTGGCGGACGTCATTGTGTGGAATCTCAACATTCCCATGCCGGAGAAGCAGGACATTCTTGAGATCACCGATATTCGCCGGCGCTTGGAGCGCACCACTTTTCTGCTCAGCAAGGAGTTGCAGATTCTCGAACTGGGCAGCAAGATTCAAAGCGAGGTGCAGGGCGAGATTTCCAAAAACCAGCGCGAATACTATCTGCGCGAGCAGATGAAGGCGATCAAGCGCGAGCTGGGCGAAGACGAGGATGAGCGCACCACTGAGATCAACGAGCTGCGCCAAAAGCTCGACGAGGCCAAGCTGCCCGAGGAAGCGCGCAAAGTCGCGGAAAAGGAGTTGGATCGCCTGGCGCGTATTCCGCCGGCCGCCGCCGAGTACACCGTTTCCCGCACCTATCTCGATTGGCTGATCGAACTGCCGTGGAGCAAGGAAACCGAAGACAATCTCGACGTGAACTATGCCCGCGTGGTGCTGGATGAGGATCACTACAACCTGGAAAAGGTCAAGCGCCGCATTTTGGAATATCTCGCGGTGCGGCAACTGAAGCCGGACATGAAAGGCCCGATTCTGTGCTTCGTCGGCCCGCCGGGCGTGGGCAAAACCTCGCTGGGGCGCTCGATCGCGCGTGCCATGGGCCGCAAGTTCGTGCGCATCTCCCTGGGCGGCGTGCACGACGAGGCGGAAATCCGCGGCCATCGCCGCACCTACATCGGCGCGCTGCCGGGCCGCATCATTCAAGGCTTGAAAAAGGCCGGGGTCCACAACCCGATCTTCATGCTCGATGAAATCGACAAAGTCGGCGCGGATTTTCGCGGCGACCCTTCTTCGGCCCTGCTCGAAGTGCTGGATCCCGAGCAGAACTTCTCCTTTAGCGATCATTACCTGGAAGTCGCCTTCGATTTGTCCAAGGTCATGTTCATTGCCACCGCCAATCTCGAAGACCCGATTCATCCCGCGCTCAAGGATCGCCTGGAGATCATCGAGCTGCCGGGTTACACCGCGGAAGACAAGATGCGCATCGCGGAGAAGTTCCTGGTGCCCAAGCAACTCGATGCGCACGGTTTGAAGCACGAGCAGGTCACCTTCGAGCCGGAGGCGATCGAGCAGGTGATCTCCGCCTACACCCGCGAAGCCGGCGTGCGCAACCTCGAGCGCGAAATTGCCAACATCTGCCGCGGCGTGGCGCGCGAGATCGTCGAGAGCAAGGGCCAGGAAGAGGCCGCGGCGCCCAAGCGCACCGTCACCCGGGAAAACGTGCACAAGTATCTCGGCGTGATCAAGTATTTCTCTGATGCCAAGGAACGCACCAGTCGCACCGGCGTGGCGACCGGCCTGGCCTGGACCGCGGTGGGCGGCGACATTCTCTTTGTCGAAGCCACCAAAATGCGCGGCAAGGGCGGACTGACCCTGACCGGCCACCTCGGCGATGTCATGAAGGAATCGGCGATGGCGGCGCTGTCCTACATTCGCAGCAAAGCCAAGCAATACGAAATCGACGAGGATTTCTTCGACAAAACCGACCTTCACATTCACGTGCCGGCGGGCGCCATTCCCAAAGACGGCCCGAGCGCGGGCGTGACCATGTTCGTCGCCCTGATGTCGCTGCTCAGCGACCGCACGGTGGCACATGACTACGCCATGACCGGCGAAATCACCCTGCGCGGCCTGGTGTTGCCGGTGGGCGGCATCAAGGAAAAGGCGCTGGCGGCAAAACGCGCCGGCATCGACAAGGTGATTCTGCCGGAGAAGAACCGCAAAGACATCGAGGAAATCCCGCAGCACGTGCGCGACCAGATGCAATTCCATTTCGTCAGCGAGATGGATGACGTGATCAAGATCGTGCTCGGCAAGCGGTCGCGCAAGCCCAAGCCGGAGGCGCCGGGCGTGATCGACCAACAACCCGCGATCGCGTGA
- a CDS encoding DUF3592 domain-containing protein, which translates to MAELQTFILIGAAMFTGVLAFAVVYKLVEVSAARRWPVTTGKILSSGIAARRKPSQPHGDRVANYPQVVYEYRVGGRRYRGERLSIGEAVGNFGVEETLARYPAGAAVQVYYNPANPAEAVLERELPPQFAKGITYAFLIFLGGAAILLFSVTNVPKLLAGVLPRPAHALFVTLAGGCGLFVLTLALVLHRQVAAARRWPATRGEIVSATLPASREFGGSKGSTQQGAQLVYTYTVAGRRYTGNRLAFGGRMSWWAPGQPQEQSENDSEGGAVQVCYDPRNPGEAVLERRAIGITLLWIVGLGLLALAAVVGGL; encoded by the coding sequence ATGGCGGAACTCCAAACTTTCATCTTGATCGGCGCGGCGATGTTCACCGGCGTGCTGGCGTTCGCGGTGGTTTACAAATTAGTCGAGGTCTCGGCGGCGCGGCGCTGGCCGGTCACGACGGGAAAGATCCTTTCGTCCGGTATCGCCGCACGGCGCAAACCTTCTCAGCCTCACGGCGACCGTGTGGCAAACTATCCGCAGGTGGTTTACGAGTACCGCGTCGGCGGCCGGCGCTATCGCGGCGAGCGCTTGAGCATCGGCGAGGCCGTTGGCAACTTTGGCGTCGAGGAAACACTGGCGCGTTATCCCGCCGGCGCGGCCGTGCAAGTCTACTACAATCCGGCGAATCCCGCCGAGGCCGTGCTGGAGCGCGAGCTGCCGCCGCAATTCGCCAAGGGCATCACCTATGCTTTTTTGATTTTCCTCGGCGGCGCGGCGATTTTGTTGTTCAGCGTCACGAATGTGCCGAAGCTGTTGGCGGGGGTGTTGCCGCGGCCGGCGCACGCGCTGTTTGTGACGCTGGCTGGCGGTTGCGGCCTGTTCGTGCTCACGCTGGCGCTGGTGCTTCACCGTCAAGTTGCCGCGGCACGGCGCTGGCCGGCAACCCGCGGCGAGATTGTTTCCGCCACGCTGCCTGCCAGCCGCGAATTCGGCGGCAGCAAAGGAAGCACACAACAGGGCGCACAACTCGTTTACACCTACACCGTCGCGGGCCGGCGCTACACCGGAAATCGTTTGGCATTTGGCGGGCGAATGAGCTGGTGGGCGCCGGGGCAGCCGCAGGAACAAAGCGAGAATGACTCCGAAGGCGGGGCCGTGCAAGTCTGCTACGATCCCCGCAATCCCGGCGAAGCAGTGCTGGAGCGCCGCGCCATTGGCATCACGTTGCTCTGGATTGTTGGTTTGGGATTGCTGGCATTGGCCGCGGTGGTCGGCGGCCTTTAG
- the aroC gene encoding chorismate synthase, whose protein sequence is MRYFTAGESHGQALVGILEGMPAGLEISEAEIAQQLQRRQRGHGRGGRMRIEQDHARILSGVRFGKTLGSPIALQIENRDWSNWQTRMAVAPATGEVAPVEIPRPGHADLAGGIKYQTDDLRNVLERASARETAMRVALAAVARKFLAAFSIHILSHVVQIQQARSRYTFLDIGQAAFDIPVAEIADRTEASLVRCLDDEAGREMVALIDQARAERDTVGGVFEVAALNVPVGLGSHVQWDRRLDARLAAAFLSIPAVKGVEIGNAFAGAGSWGSAFQDQIYHTAERGFHRASNQAGGLEGGITNGEPLVVRAAKKPISTLMRPLDSVNLRTKAPAAAHLERSDVCAVPAAAVIGEAVMALVLSDALLEKFGGDTMQEILGRWTAWSRSNR, encoded by the coding sequence ATTCGATATTTCACCGCCGGGGAGTCGCATGGCCAGGCCCTGGTGGGTATATTGGAAGGCATGCCCGCCGGCCTGGAGATCAGCGAGGCGGAAATCGCCCAACAGCTCCAGCGCCGCCAGCGCGGTCACGGCCGCGGCGGCCGCATGCGCATCGAACAGGATCACGCCCGCATTCTCAGCGGCGTGCGTTTCGGCAAGACGCTCGGCTCGCCGATTGCGTTGCAAATCGAAAATCGCGACTGGTCGAATTGGCAAACCCGCATGGCCGTGGCGCCGGCAACCGGGGAGGTCGCGCCGGTGGAGATTCCGCGGCCCGGGCATGCGGATTTGGCCGGCGGCATCAAGTATCAAACCGATGATTTACGCAATGTGCTGGAACGCGCGAGCGCACGCGAAACCGCGATGCGCGTGGCGCTGGCGGCGGTGGCGCGAAAATTCCTCGCGGCTTTCAGTATTCACATTCTCAGCCACGTGGTGCAAATTCAACAGGCGCGCAGCCGCTACACCTTTTTGGATATCGGACAAGCGGCTTTCGACATTCCTGTGGCGGAAATCGCTGACCGCACCGAGGCCTCGCTGGTGCGCTGTTTGGATGACGAGGCCGGCCGGGAAATGGTCGCGCTCATCGATCAGGCGCGGGCGGAGCGCGACACGGTCGGCGGCGTTTTCGAAGTGGCGGCGCTCAATGTGCCGGTGGGACTGGGCAGCCACGTGCAGTGGGACCGCCGCCTCGATGCCCGGCTGGCAGCCGCCTTCTTGAGCATTCCGGCGGTCAAGGGCGTGGAAATCGGCAACGCCTTTGCCGGCGCGGGGAGCTGGGGCAGTGCATTTCAGGATCAGATCTATCACACCGCTGAACGCGGTTTTCATCGCGCTTCCAACCAGGCCGGCGGCTTGGAGGGCGGCATCACCAACGGCGAACCGCTGGTGGTGCGCGCCGCCAAGAAGCCGATTTCCACTTTGATGCGGCCGCTGGATTCGGTCAACCTGCGCACCAAGGCGCCGGCCGCCGCGCATCTCGAGCGCTCGGATGTGTGCGCCGTGCCGGCAGCGGCAGTGATCGGCGAAGCGGTGATGGCGCTCGTGCTCAGCGACGCCCTGTTGGAAAAATTCGGCGGCGATACGATGCAGGAAATTCTCGGACGATGGACAGCTTGGTCACGCTCAAACCGGTAA
- a CDS encoding amidohydrolase family protein: MCGLSWLLVALVLPLFGQNQLPQHGRRPALLVITDAMVITGNATPAEGPVDIIIKHNRIERITRSRADAGYRRDAEAVIEASGKYVLPGFINLHGHLQDERAGKPLPFDYQYKLWLGCGIATVRDVGSDYDKALAEKRKSAANTTAAPRLWLYFWCPGGNTEAEIRAKVRELKAKGADGLKCHQMDRDTYFIVADEAKKLGLKLAHHAGVEDANAWHDAQAGTATIEHWYGVPDAALDGVQQFPPDFNYNNELHRFRYAGRLWREANPHKLQEVLHALVRAGVAWDPTLCIYEACRDLQRALTQPWFKDYLHPALAAFFQPNPDYHGSFFYGWTSTDEVYWKENYRLWMQAVREFSRLGGIVTTGEDAGFIYQMYGFGYLRELELHEEAGFHPLEVIQHATANGAQVLGQAHELGRLRPGYLADVIVVNGNPLENLHVLFPAGSEATLDQQRQGGGIEWTIKDGIPYHAPTLFAEVREMVKAARQAAAQ, encoded by the coding sequence ATGTGCGGCCTAAGTTGGCTGCTGGTGGCACTCGTGCTGCCCCTGTTTGGCCAAAACCAGTTGCCCCAACATGGCCGGCGGCCGGCGCTGTTGGTGATCACCGATGCCATGGTCATCACAGGCAATGCCACGCCTGCCGAGGGGCCGGTGGACATCATCATCAAGCACAACCGCATCGAGCGCATCACCCGCAGCCGTGCGGACGCCGGCTATCGTCGCGATGCCGAGGCCGTGATCGAGGCAAGCGGCAAATACGTGCTGCCGGGATTCATCAACCTGCACGGCCATTTGCAGGATGAGCGCGCCGGCAAACCCCTGCCCTTCGATTATCAATACAAACTCTGGCTCGGCTGCGGCATCGCCACCGTGCGCGACGTGGGCAGTGATTACGACAAAGCGCTCGCGGAAAAGCGCAAGAGCGCGGCCAATACCACCGCGGCGCCGCGGCTGTGGCTTTACTTCTGGTGTCCGGGCGGCAATACCGAGGCGGAGATCCGCGCCAAAGTGCGCGAGCTGAAAGCCAAAGGCGCGGATGGCTTGAAGTGCCATCAAATGGATCGCGACACCTATTTCATCGTCGCCGACGAAGCGAAGAAACTCGGGCTCAAACTCGCGCATCATGCCGGCGTGGAGGATGCCAATGCCTGGCACGATGCGCAAGCCGGCACCGCCACCATCGAGCATTGGTACGGTGTGCCCGATGCCGCGCTCGACGGCGTGCAGCAGTTCCCGCCGGATTTCAATTACAACAACGAACTGCACCGCTTTCGCTATGCCGGCCGGCTGTGGCGCGAGGCCAATCCCCACAAACTGCAGGAAGTGTTGCACGCCCTGGTGCGGGCGGGCGTGGCCTGGGATCCGACGCTGTGCATTTATGAAGCCTGCCGCGATTTGCAGCGCGCGCTGACCCAGCCGTGGTTCAAAGATTATCTGCATCCAGCACTCGCCGCTTTCTTCCAGCCCAATCCTGATTATCATGGCTCGTTCTTCTACGGGTGGACCAGCACCGATGAGGTTTATTGGAAGGAAAACTATCGTCTGTGGATGCAAGCCGTGCGCGAATTCAGCCGGCTGGGCGGGATCGTTACCACCGGTGAGGATGCCGGCTTCATCTATCAAATGTACGGCTTTGGTTATCTGCGTGAATTGGAGCTGCACGAGGAGGCGGGCTTTCATCCGCTCGAAGTGATCCAGCATGCCACTGCCAACGGCGCGCAGGTGCTGGGGCAGGCGCATGAACTCGGCCGCCTCCGGCCCGGCTATCTTGCCGATGTCATCGTGGTGAACGGCAATCCGCTGGAGAATTTGCATGTTCTGTTTCCCGCCGGCAGCGAGGCCACGCTCGATCAACAACGCCAGGGCGGCGGCATTGAGTGGACGATCAAGGACGGCATTCCTTATCACGCGCCCACGTTGTTCGCCGAAGTGAGGGAGATGGTGAAAGCCGCGCGCCAAGCCGCAGCGCAGTGA
- a CDS encoding glycoside hydrolase family 125 protein, translating into MPTRREFLTTTSLAGAAALLPAAPFPLFPDAAQSSAFVSRRPPLAQRKFVSPAVEQTIAAVAAAIADAELAWMFENCFPNTLDTTVAFRQQNGKPDTFVLTGDIPAMWLRDSSAQVWPYLPLAARDDALRALLAGVINRQTQCILIDPYANAFNDGPAASPWQNDLTDMKPELHERKWEIDSLCYPLRLAHGFWRATGETAPFDEAWRHAMALVVRTFKEQQRWHGPGPYKFQRRTPVASDTVPLGGYGNATRPNGMIHSIFRPSDDACLYPLFVPGNMFAVTALQQLAELIDAVHHDAAFAGECRALAAQVQQAVQREAVVAHPKFGRIFAYEIDGFGNSVCMDDANLPSLLALPYLGCCALTDAVYQNTRRFALSEDNPYFHRGAAAEGIGSPHVGLGMIWHLSVIVRALTSASDAEIRLCLRMLKATHAGTGFMHESFQRDDPATFTRPWFAWANTLLGELILKLQAERPQLLHDRL; encoded by the coding sequence ATGCCGACACGCAGAGAATTTCTCACCACCACCTCCCTTGCCGGCGCAGCCGCATTGCTGCCGGCCGCTCCCTTCCCGCTTTTCCCGGACGCTGCCCAGTCTTCGGCTTTCGTCAGCCGGCGGCCGCCATTGGCGCAACGGAAATTCGTCAGCCCGGCGGTCGAGCAAACGATCGCTGCGGTTGCCGCCGCCATCGCCGACGCCGAACTGGCCTGGATGTTCGAAAACTGCTTTCCCAACACGCTCGATACCACGGTTGCTTTCCGCCAGCAGAACGGTAAGCCGGATACCTTCGTCCTCACCGGCGACATTCCGGCAATGTGGCTGCGCGACTCGAGCGCGCAAGTGTGGCCCTACCTCCCGCTCGCTGCCAGGGACGATGCGCTGCGCGCTTTGCTCGCCGGCGTGATCAATCGCCAAACGCAGTGCATTTTGATCGATCCCTACGCCAACGCTTTCAATGATGGTCCGGCTGCCAGTCCCTGGCAAAATGATCTCACCGACATGAAGCCGGAGTTGCACGAACGCAAATGGGAAATCGATTCGCTTTGCTATCCCCTGCGCCTGGCCCATGGTTTCTGGCGAGCCACCGGTGAGACCGCGCCGTTTGATGAAGCCTGGCGTCACGCCATGGCTCTGGTGGTGCGCACGTTCAAAGAACAGCAACGCTGGCACGGTCCCGGACCTTACAAATTCCAGCGGCGCACGCCGGTTGCGTCGGACACCGTGCCGCTGGGCGGCTACGGCAACGCCACGCGGCCCAACGGCATGATTCATTCCATATTCCGGCCTTCGGATGATGCCTGCCTGTATCCGCTGTTCGTGCCGGGCAATATGTTCGCGGTGACGGCACTGCAGCAACTCGCTGAGTTGATTGACGCGGTTCATCACGATGCCGCTTTTGCCGGCGAATGCCGCGCGCTGGCGGCGCAGGTGCAGCAGGCAGTTCAGCGCGAGGCCGTGGTCGCGCATCCGAAGTTCGGCAGGATTTTCGCCTATGAAATCGACGGCTTCGGCAATTCTGTCTGCATGGATGACGCCAATCTCCCGAGCTTGCTGGCGCTGCCCTATCTCGGCTGCTGCGCGCTCACCGATGCCGTCTATCAAAACACGCGGCGCTTCGCATTGAGTGAAGACAATCCCTACTTTCATCGCGGCGCCGCGGCCGAGGGCATCGGCAGCCCGCACGTGGGTTTGGGCATGATCTGGCACTTGAGCGTGATTGTGCGCGCATTGACCAGCGCCAGCGACGCCGAGATTCGGCTGTGCCTGCGCATGCTCAAGGCCACGCATGCCGGCACCGGCTTCATGCACGAGAGCTTTCAGCGCGATGATCCTGCCACGTTCACGCGGCCGTGGTTTGCCTGGGCCAACACCCTGTTAGGTGAATTGATTTTGAAACTGCAGGCGGAACGGCCGCAGCTCTTGCACGATCGTCTTTGA
- a CDS encoding GAF domain-containing protein, with the protein MTSYRRGLEVVLGEVLQQELREFIATAPGLNETYTFLVEKLKFHFPKYDWVGIYLVAGNELVVHNYLGAPTPHVRIPIGSGICGAAVAEEQTIVVPEVNADPRYLACSLETKSEIVVPIKGRRIYGEIDIDSHTPDAFWRNDTRMLEAMAAQLAAWNDHLTS; encoded by the coding sequence GTGACAAGTTACCGCCGCGGCCTCGAGGTGGTGTTGGGAGAAGTGCTGCAGCAGGAACTGCGGGAGTTCATCGCCACAGCACCCGGCCTGAATGAGACTTACACTTTCTTGGTGGAAAAACTGAAATTCCATTTTCCCAAATATGATTGGGTGGGAATCTACCTGGTGGCGGGTAATGAGCTGGTGGTACACAACTATCTGGGCGCGCCCACGCCGCATGTGCGCATTCCGATCGGCAGCGGCATTTGTGGCGCCGCAGTTGCCGAAGAACAAACCATCGTGGTGCCGGAGGTGAACGCCGACCCGCGCTACCTGGCGTGCAGCCTCGAAACCAAATCTGAAATCGTTGTGCCCATCAAAGGCCGGCGCATTTACGGCGAGATTGATATCGACAGCCACACTCCCGATGCCTTTTGGCGCAACGACACGCGCATGTTGGAGGCGATGGCCGCGCAGCTTGCAGCCTGGAACGATCACCTGACGTCTTGA
- a CDS encoding shikimate kinase: MDSLVTLKPVKHVFLIGFMGCGKSTIGRLLARELGWQFVDLDEEIVRQERMPIEQIFDQHGEPYFRGVEVNLLQQLLGRERAVIALGGGTPTQESAWPILAQGLVIYLRCLPDELYRRLKDEAGRPMLSRIAPAERPLFIRALLNAREPYYRRAALTVDSFAQHTPQETAAIISQLIRESL; this comes from the coding sequence ATGGACAGCTTGGTCACGCTCAAACCGGTAAAACATGTTTTCTTGATTGGCTTCATGGGGTGCGGCAAAAGCACGATCGGCAGGCTGCTGGCGCGCGAGCTGGGCTGGCAGTTCGTGGATTTGGATGAGGAGATCGTGCGGCAGGAACGCATGCCGATCGAGCAGATTTTCGACCAGCACGGCGAGCCCTACTTCCGCGGCGTGGAGGTGAATCTCTTGCAGCAGTTGCTCGGCCGCGAACGGGCGGTGATTGCGCTGGGCGGCGGCACGCCCACGCAGGAAAGCGCCTGGCCGATTCTGGCGCAGGGCTTGGTGATCTATCTGCGCTGCCTGCCCGACGAGCTGTACCGGCGGCTGAAGGATGAAGCCGGCCGCCCCATGCTCAGCCGCATCGCGCCCGCCGAGCGGCCTTTGTTCATTCGCGCACTGTTGAACGCGCGCGAGCCGTATTACCGGCGCGCCGCTCTCACGGTTGACAGCTTTGCGCAGCACACGCCGCAGGAAACCGCGGCGATCATCTCACAGCTCATCCGCGAAAGCTTGTGA